Proteins from a single region of Oenanthe melanoleuca isolate GR-GAL-2019-014 chromosome 12, OMel1.0, whole genome shotgun sequence:
- the USP19 gene encoding ubiquitin carboxyl-terminal hydrolase 19 isoform X7: MSSSTNAPGQRRASRGLDDATNKKKQKDRANQESKEVSRPELEQAETAQEKDSEEELLLDWKQNADEIIIKLNLGSGALKAEDVRADFTDTDCVVKLPDGRQWSCQFYEEIEGSCSKIQCKKGNFLQLVLQKKIPLHNWASLLKKRKDGSKEPAKGAVCWENGKEKAASAELTPAEPRAEGPEPPRSRREPSNPKRAPGRSEALGGKSPASPGTQSGPSAKRAVYLKVAPTEEEPSARVTGSPEPGKGHSGRAGSRRNGRPSQADAPAALADLALPLEKAVVLAKETVPMEMPPLSATTEVFPHRVATCVEKRVLQPGSPAEVLRSRDCLPILGESSKTIPLATPPMGRDGEKRDWSKDDVALEAAADEPEPFVSLTFVKNDSYEKGNDLVVVHVYVKEIHKETSKVLFREQDFTLVFQTSDTNFLRLHPGCGPHTVFRWQVKLRNLIEPDQCTYNFTVSRIDVCLKKRQSQRWGGLEAPATRVGGAKVAMPTGPTPLDKNPPGSNQHPLSSKEEARTSDKEKPRVEDGALDGVAARTAPEHLAVKQEPHIPSPKPTCMVPPMTHSPVSAESVEDDEDEDEKKKVCLPGFTGLVNLGNTCFMNSVIQSLSNTRELRDYFHDRSFESEINYNNPLGTGGRLAIGFAMLLRALWKGTHHAFQPSKLKAIVASKASQFTGYAQHDAQEFMAFLLDGLHEDLNRIQNKPYTETVDSDGRPDEVVAEEAWQRHKMRNDSFIVDLFQGQYKSKLVCPVCSKVSITFDPFLYLPVPLPQKQKVLTVYYFAKEPHKKPIKFLVSISKENSSAMEVLDSVAHSVRVKPENLRLAEVVKNHFHRMFLPSNSLDTVSPTDLLLCFEVLSPELAKERVVELQVQQRPQVPSGPVAKCAACQKKQLPEDEKLKRCTRCYRVGYCNVACQKTHWPDHKASCRPENIGFPFLISVPESRLTYARLAQLLEGYARYSVSVFQPPFQLGRMSPEQGLQPLHSDKLEPLAKGSCAAATSAPELGDGDRISSLPQEPPLSPAVPELQPEMGDTTTVRSKVLTARSSLLSLDSGFSEHMESQGDSCCEKEPSYERALKPEAAIPGYQHTPDSLSARATQFYITKIDAANREQKLEDKGDTPLDLTDDCSLALVWQNNERLKEFVLVESKELECVEDPGSASEAARAGHFTLEQCLNLFTKPEVLAPEEAWYCPKCKQHREASKQLMLWRLPNVLIIQLKRFSFRSFIWRDKINDMVDFPVRSLDLSKFCIGRKGEQQLPMYDLYAVINHYGGMIGGHYTAYARLPNDKNSQRSDVGWRLFDDSTVTTVDESQVVTRYAYVLFYRRRNSPVERPLPGHPSDHRAERTPSAEAAASQGLPPVAFGSGLAPEGAPPLAAEGLPERFASPAERPAPSYSSMEEVD; the protein is encoded by the exons ATGTCCAGCAGCACAAATGCCCCTGGCCAGAGGAGAGCGTCTCGGGGCTTGGATGATGCCACCAAcaagaagaagcagaaggatCGAGCCAATCAGGAAAGCAAGGAAG TGTCTCGCCCTGAGCTCGAGCAGGCTGAGACTGCCCAGGAGAAGGACTCAGAGGAGG agctgctgctggactgGAAGCAGAATGCTGATGAGATCATTATCAAGTTGAACTTGGGCAGTGGAGCTCTGAAAGCAGAGGATGTACGTGCCGATTTCACCGACACGGACTGTGTGGTCAAACTACCAG ATGGGCGCCAGTGGAGCTGTCAGTTTTATGAGGAAATTGAGGGCTCCTGCAGCAAGATCCAGTGCAAGAAGGGCAACTTTCTACAGCTTGTGCTTCAGAAGAAGATTCCACTTCATAACTGGGCTTCACTTCTG aagaaaaggaaagacgGATCCAAAGAACCGGCCAAaggggctgtgtgctgggaaaatgggaaggaGAAGGCTGCTTCTGCAGAGTTGACCCCTGCAGAGCCAAGGGCTGAAGGCCCAGAGCCACCAAGATCCCGGCGGGAGCCCTCCAACCCCAAGCGTGCTCCAGGGAGAAGCGAGGCCCTGGGAGGGAaaagcccagccagcccagggacacagagtGGCCCCAGCGCCAAGCGGGCAGTATACCTCAAAGTGGCTCCCACTGAGGAGGAGCCAAGTGCCAGAGTCACTGGGAGCCCGGAGCCTGGCAAAGGGCACAGTGGGAGAGCTGGCAGCCGCCGCAACGGCAGACCCAGCCAGGCTGATGCACCCGCGGCCCTCGCAGACCTTGCACTACCACTGGAGAAG GCTGTGGTTTTGGCCAAAGAGACTGTTCCCATGGAGATGCCACCTCTTTCGGCTACCACAGAGGTGTTCCCCCACCGTGTTGCCACCTGTGTTGAGAAGAGagtcctgcagccaggcagccctgctgaggtCTTGCGGAGCCGGGACTGCCTGCCTATCTTGGGAGAGAGCTCTAAGACCATCCCACTGGCCACCCCTCCCATGGGCAGAGATGGTGAGAAGAGGGACTGGTCCAAGGATGACGTggctctggaagcagcagctgacg AGCCAGAGCCTTTTGTAAGCCTGACCTTTGTCAAGAATGACTCATACGAGAAGGGCAATGATCTGGTGGTGGTGCATGTCTATGTGAAGGAGATTCACAAGGAGACATCCAAGGTGTTGTTCCGGGAACAAGACTTCACACTAGTGTTCCAGACGAG TGATACAAACTTCCTTCGTCTCCATCCTGGCTGTGGGCCCCACACGGTGTTCCGGTGGCAGGTGAAGCTCAG GAACCTTATTGAGCCGGACCAGTGCACGTACAACTTCACGGTGTCTCGCATTGATGTCTGCCTGAAGAAACGCCAGAGCCAGCGCTGGGGGGGGCTGGAGGCTCCAGCCACACGAG TGGGTGGTGCAAAGGTTGCCATGCCTACAGGCCCTACCCCTCTGGATAAGAACCCTCCGGGCAGTAACCAGCACCCCCTCTCCAGCAAGGAAGAGGCCCGAACCAGTGACAAAGAGAAGCCACGTGTGGAAGATGGGGCTCTGGATGGTGTGGCAGCCCGTACGGCCCCAGAGCACTTGGCAGTGAAGCAAGAGCCACACATTCCGTCG CCCAAACCAACGTGTATGGTGCCACCGATGACACACAGCCCAGTGAGTGCTGAGAGTgtggaggatgatgaggatgaggatgagaagAAGAAGGTCTGCCTGCCTGGCTTCACGGGGCTGGTGAACCTGGGCAACACCTGCTTCATGAACAGCGTAATCCAGTCCTTGTCCAACACCCGGGAGCTGCGTGACTACTTCCATG ATCGGTCCTTTGAGTCAGAAATCAACTATAACAACCCACTGGGGACAGGTGGACGCCTGGCTATCGGCTTTGCCatgctgctcagagcactgTGGAAGGGCACACACCATGCCTTTCAGCCCTCTAAACTGAAG GCAATTGTGGCCAGCAAGGCAAGCCAGTTCACTGGCTATGCCCAGCATGATGCTCAGGAGTTCATGGCCTTCTTGCTTGATGGCCTGCATGAGGACCTCAACCGCATCCAGAACAAGCCCTACACAGAGACTGTTGACTCGGATGGGAGGCCTGATGAG GTAGTAGCTGAGGAGGCTTGGCAAAGACACAAGATGAGGAACGACTCATTCATAGTAGACCTCTTCCAGGGCCAGTACAAATCCAAGCTCGTGTGCCCAGTGTGCTCCAAG GTGTCTATTACCTTTGATCCCTTCCTGtacctccctgtgcccctcccaCAGAAGCAAAAGGTGCTGACTGTCTACTACTTTGCAAAGGAGCCACACAAAAAACCCATCAAG TTCCTTGTGAGTATCAGCAAGGAGAACTCCAGTGCTATGGAGGTACTTGACTCAGTGGCCCACAGTGTGCGTGTGAAACCAGAGAACCTGCGCCTGGCAGAG GTGGTAAAGAATCACTTCCACCGCATGTTCCTGCCATCTAACTCACTAGACACAGTCTCGCCAACGGacctgctgctttgctttgagGTGCTATCCCCAGAACTGGCCAAGGAGCGCGTGGTGGAGCTTCAGGTCCAGCAG CGTCCGCAGGTGCCCAGTGGCCCTGTCGCCAAGTGTGCAGCCTGCCAGAAgaagcagctgccagaggaTGAGAAGCTCAAGCGCTGCACGAGGTGCTATCGAGTCGGTTACTGCAATGT GGCATGTCAGAAAACACACTGGCCAGACCACAAGGCTTCGTGCCGTCCCGAGAACATTGGTTTCCCCTTCCTCATCAGCGTGCCTGAGTCCCGCCTAACCTATGCCCgcctggcccagctgctggagggctATGCAAG GTACTCAGTCAGCGTGTTCCAGCCTCCATTCCAGTTGGGCCGGATGTcaccagagcaggggctgcagcctctgcactCAGACAAGCTGGAGCCCCTGGCCAagggcagctgtgcagcagccacctctgcccCCGAGCTGGGAGATGGCGACAGGATTTCCAGCCTCCCACAGGAGCCTCCACTCTcgccagctgtgcctgagctgcagccagagatgGGGGATACTACCACTGTCCGGAGCAAGGTCCTGACAGCCAGGAGTTCCCTGCTGAGCTTGGATTCAGGGTTCTCTGAGCACATGGAGTCACAGGGTGACAGCTGTTGTGAGAAGGAGCCCTCCTATGAGAGAGCCCTCAAGCCAGAAG CTGCCATCCCTGGGTACCAGCACACTCCAGACTCACTGAGTGCCCGCGCCACACAGTTCTACATCACTAAGATCGATGCTGCCAACCGAGAGCAAAAGCTAGAAGATAAAG GTGACACCCCCCTGGATCTGACAGATGACTGCTCCCTTGCTCTGGTGTGGCAGAACAATGAGCGCCTCAAGGAATTCGTGTTGGTAGAATCCAAGGAGTTGGAGTGTGTGGAGGATCCAGGTTCAGCCAGCGAAGCAGCCCGAGCTGGCCACTTCACCCTGGAGCAGTGCCTCAATCTCTTCACGAAGCCTGAAGTCCTGGCCCCAGAGGAAGCGTG GTACTGCCCCAAGTGCAAGCAGCACCGCGAGGCTTCCAAGCAGCTGATGCTGTGGCGGCTGCCCAACGTCCTCATCATCCAGCTCAAGCGCTTCTCCTTCCGCAGCTTTATTTGGAGGGACAAGATCAATGACATGGTGGACTTTCCTGTCCG GAGCCTGGACCTGAGCAAGTTCTGCATTGGTCGGAagggtgagcagcagctgcctaTGTATGACCTGTATGCTGTGATCAACCACTACGGAGGCATGATTGGAGGGCACTACACAGCGTACGCCCGCCTGCCCAACGACAAGAACAGCCAGCGCAGCGACGTGG gctGGCGGCTCTTTGACGACAGCACAGTCACCACCGTGGATGAGAGCCAGGTGGTGACCAGATACGCCTATGTTCTCTTCTACCGCCGGAGGAACTCTCCTGTGGAGAGACCCCTGCCAGGGCATCCCTCAGACCACCGCGCCGAGCGCACCCCCTCTGCcgaagctgctgccagccag GGACTGCCCCCGGTGGCGTTCGGATCCGGTCTGGCCCCCGAAGGAGCCCCGCCGCTGGCTGCGGAAGGCCTCCCCGAGCGTTTCGCCAGCCCCGCCGAGCGCCCAGCCCCCTCCTACAGCAGCATGGAAGAAGTCGACTAG
- the USP19 gene encoding ubiquitin carboxyl-terminal hydrolase 19 isoform X6 has translation MSSSTNAPGQRRASRGLDDATNKKKQKDRANQESKEVSRPELEQAETAQEKDSEEELLLDWKQNADEIIIKLNLGSGALKAEDVRADFTDTDCVVKLPDGRQWSCQFYEEIEGSCSKIQCKKGNFLQLVLQKKIPLHNWASLLKKRKDGSKEPAKGAVCWENGKEKAASAELTPAEPRAEGPEPPRSRREPSNPKRAPGRSEALGGKSPASPGTQSGPSAKRAVYLKVAPTEEEPSARVTGSPEPGKGHSGRAGSRRNGRPSQADAPAALADLALPLEKAVVLAKETVPMEMPPLSATTEVFPHRVATCVEKRVLQPGSPAEVLRSRDCLPILGESSKTIPLATPPMGRDGEKRDWSKDDVALEAAADEPEPFVSLTFVKNDSYEKGNDLVVVHVYVKEIHKETSKVLFREQDFTLVFQTSDTNFLRLHPGCGPHTVFRWQVKLRNLIEPDQCTYNFTVSRIDVCLKKRQSQRWGGLEAPATRGAVGGAKVAMPTGPTPLDKNPPGSNQHPLSSKEEARTSDKEKPRVEDGALDGVAARTAPEHLAVKQEPHIPSPKPTCMVPPMTHSPVSAESVEDDEDEDEKKKVCLPGFTGLVNLGNTCFMNSVIQSLSNTRELRDYFHDRSFESEINYNNPLGTGGRLAIGFAMLLRALWKGTHHAFQPSKLKAIVASKASQFTGYAQHDAQEFMAFLLDGLHEDLNRIQNKPYTETVDSDGRPDEVVAEEAWQRHKMRNDSFIVDLFQGQYKSKLVCPVCSKVSITFDPFLYLPVPLPQKQKVLTVYYFAKEPHKKPIKFLVSISKENSSAMEVLDSVAHSVRVKPENLRLAEVVKNHFHRMFLPSNSLDTVSPTDLLLCFEVLSPELAKERVVELQVQQRPQVPSGPVAKCAACQKKQLPEDEKLKRCTRCYRVGYCNVACQKTHWPDHKASCRPENIGFPFLISVPESRLTYARLAQLLEGYARYSVSVFQPPFQLGRMSPEQGLQPLHSDKLEPLAKGSCAAATSAPELGDGDRISSLPQEPPLSPAVPELQPEMGDTTTVRSKVLTARSSLLSLDSGFSEHMESQGDSCCEKEPSYERALKPEAAIPGYQHTPDSLSARATQFYITKIDAANREQKLEDKGDTPLDLTDDCSLALVWQNNERLKEFVLVESKELECVEDPGSASEAARAGHFTLEQCLNLFTKPEVLAPEEAWYCPKCKQHREASKQLMLWRLPNVLIIQLKRFSFRSFIWRDKINDMVDFPVRSLDLSKFCIGRKGEQQLPMYDLYAVINHYGGMIGGHYTAYARLPNDKNSQRSDVGWRLFDDSTVTTVDESQVVTRYAYVLFYRRRNSPVERPLPGHPSDHRAERTPSAEAAASQGLPPVAFGSGLAPEGAPPLAAEGLPERFASPAERPAPSYSSMEEVD, from the exons ATGTCCAGCAGCACAAATGCCCCTGGCCAGAGGAGAGCGTCTCGGGGCTTGGATGATGCCACCAAcaagaagaagcagaaggatCGAGCCAATCAGGAAAGCAAGGAAG TGTCTCGCCCTGAGCTCGAGCAGGCTGAGACTGCCCAGGAGAAGGACTCAGAGGAGG agctgctgctggactgGAAGCAGAATGCTGATGAGATCATTATCAAGTTGAACTTGGGCAGTGGAGCTCTGAAAGCAGAGGATGTACGTGCCGATTTCACCGACACGGACTGTGTGGTCAAACTACCAG ATGGGCGCCAGTGGAGCTGTCAGTTTTATGAGGAAATTGAGGGCTCCTGCAGCAAGATCCAGTGCAAGAAGGGCAACTTTCTACAGCTTGTGCTTCAGAAGAAGATTCCACTTCATAACTGGGCTTCACTTCTG aagaaaaggaaagacgGATCCAAAGAACCGGCCAAaggggctgtgtgctgggaaaatgggaaggaGAAGGCTGCTTCTGCAGAGTTGACCCCTGCAGAGCCAAGGGCTGAAGGCCCAGAGCCACCAAGATCCCGGCGGGAGCCCTCCAACCCCAAGCGTGCTCCAGGGAGAAGCGAGGCCCTGGGAGGGAaaagcccagccagcccagggacacagagtGGCCCCAGCGCCAAGCGGGCAGTATACCTCAAAGTGGCTCCCACTGAGGAGGAGCCAAGTGCCAGAGTCACTGGGAGCCCGGAGCCTGGCAAAGGGCACAGTGGGAGAGCTGGCAGCCGCCGCAACGGCAGACCCAGCCAGGCTGATGCACCCGCGGCCCTCGCAGACCTTGCACTACCACTGGAGAAG GCTGTGGTTTTGGCCAAAGAGACTGTTCCCATGGAGATGCCACCTCTTTCGGCTACCACAGAGGTGTTCCCCCACCGTGTTGCCACCTGTGTTGAGAAGAGagtcctgcagccaggcagccctgctgaggtCTTGCGGAGCCGGGACTGCCTGCCTATCTTGGGAGAGAGCTCTAAGACCATCCCACTGGCCACCCCTCCCATGGGCAGAGATGGTGAGAAGAGGGACTGGTCCAAGGATGACGTggctctggaagcagcagctgacg AGCCAGAGCCTTTTGTAAGCCTGACCTTTGTCAAGAATGACTCATACGAGAAGGGCAATGATCTGGTGGTGGTGCATGTCTATGTGAAGGAGATTCACAAGGAGACATCCAAGGTGTTGTTCCGGGAACAAGACTTCACACTAGTGTTCCAGACGAG TGATACAAACTTCCTTCGTCTCCATCCTGGCTGTGGGCCCCACACGGTGTTCCGGTGGCAGGTGAAGCTCAG GAACCTTATTGAGCCGGACCAGTGCACGTACAACTTCACGGTGTCTCGCATTGATGTCTGCCTGAAGAAACGCCAGAGCCAGCGCTGGGGGGGGCTGGAGGCTCCAGCCACACGAG GTGCAGTGGGTGGTGCAAAGGTTGCCATGCCTACAGGCCCTACCCCTCTGGATAAGAACCCTCCGGGCAGTAACCAGCACCCCCTCTCCAGCAAGGAAGAGGCCCGAACCAGTGACAAAGAGAAGCCACGTGTGGAAGATGGGGCTCTGGATGGTGTGGCAGCCCGTACGGCCCCAGAGCACTTGGCAGTGAAGCAAGAGCCACACATTCCGTCG CCCAAACCAACGTGTATGGTGCCACCGATGACACACAGCCCAGTGAGTGCTGAGAGTgtggaggatgatgaggatgaggatgagaagAAGAAGGTCTGCCTGCCTGGCTTCACGGGGCTGGTGAACCTGGGCAACACCTGCTTCATGAACAGCGTAATCCAGTCCTTGTCCAACACCCGGGAGCTGCGTGACTACTTCCATG ATCGGTCCTTTGAGTCAGAAATCAACTATAACAACCCACTGGGGACAGGTGGACGCCTGGCTATCGGCTTTGCCatgctgctcagagcactgTGGAAGGGCACACACCATGCCTTTCAGCCCTCTAAACTGAAG GCAATTGTGGCCAGCAAGGCAAGCCAGTTCACTGGCTATGCCCAGCATGATGCTCAGGAGTTCATGGCCTTCTTGCTTGATGGCCTGCATGAGGACCTCAACCGCATCCAGAACAAGCCCTACACAGAGACTGTTGACTCGGATGGGAGGCCTGATGAG GTAGTAGCTGAGGAGGCTTGGCAAAGACACAAGATGAGGAACGACTCATTCATAGTAGACCTCTTCCAGGGCCAGTACAAATCCAAGCTCGTGTGCCCAGTGTGCTCCAAG GTGTCTATTACCTTTGATCCCTTCCTGtacctccctgtgcccctcccaCAGAAGCAAAAGGTGCTGACTGTCTACTACTTTGCAAAGGAGCCACACAAAAAACCCATCAAG TTCCTTGTGAGTATCAGCAAGGAGAACTCCAGTGCTATGGAGGTACTTGACTCAGTGGCCCACAGTGTGCGTGTGAAACCAGAGAACCTGCGCCTGGCAGAG GTGGTAAAGAATCACTTCCACCGCATGTTCCTGCCATCTAACTCACTAGACACAGTCTCGCCAACGGacctgctgctttgctttgagGTGCTATCCCCAGAACTGGCCAAGGAGCGCGTGGTGGAGCTTCAGGTCCAGCAG CGTCCGCAGGTGCCCAGTGGCCCTGTCGCCAAGTGTGCAGCCTGCCAGAAgaagcagctgccagaggaTGAGAAGCTCAAGCGCTGCACGAGGTGCTATCGAGTCGGTTACTGCAATGT GGCATGTCAGAAAACACACTGGCCAGACCACAAGGCTTCGTGCCGTCCCGAGAACATTGGTTTCCCCTTCCTCATCAGCGTGCCTGAGTCCCGCCTAACCTATGCCCgcctggcccagctgctggagggctATGCAAG GTACTCAGTCAGCGTGTTCCAGCCTCCATTCCAGTTGGGCCGGATGTcaccagagcaggggctgcagcctctgcactCAGACAAGCTGGAGCCCCTGGCCAagggcagctgtgcagcagccacctctgcccCCGAGCTGGGAGATGGCGACAGGATTTCCAGCCTCCCACAGGAGCCTCCACTCTcgccagctgtgcctgagctgcagccagagatgGGGGATACTACCACTGTCCGGAGCAAGGTCCTGACAGCCAGGAGTTCCCTGCTGAGCTTGGATTCAGGGTTCTCTGAGCACATGGAGTCACAGGGTGACAGCTGTTGTGAGAAGGAGCCCTCCTATGAGAGAGCCCTCAAGCCAGAAG CTGCCATCCCTGGGTACCAGCACACTCCAGACTCACTGAGTGCCCGCGCCACACAGTTCTACATCACTAAGATCGATGCTGCCAACCGAGAGCAAAAGCTAGAAGATAAAG GTGACACCCCCCTGGATCTGACAGATGACTGCTCCCTTGCTCTGGTGTGGCAGAACAATGAGCGCCTCAAGGAATTCGTGTTGGTAGAATCCAAGGAGTTGGAGTGTGTGGAGGATCCAGGTTCAGCCAGCGAAGCAGCCCGAGCTGGCCACTTCACCCTGGAGCAGTGCCTCAATCTCTTCACGAAGCCTGAAGTCCTGGCCCCAGAGGAAGCGTG GTACTGCCCCAAGTGCAAGCAGCACCGCGAGGCTTCCAAGCAGCTGATGCTGTGGCGGCTGCCCAACGTCCTCATCATCCAGCTCAAGCGCTTCTCCTTCCGCAGCTTTATTTGGAGGGACAAGATCAATGACATGGTGGACTTTCCTGTCCG GAGCCTGGACCTGAGCAAGTTCTGCATTGGTCGGAagggtgagcagcagctgcctaTGTATGACCTGTATGCTGTGATCAACCACTACGGAGGCATGATTGGAGGGCACTACACAGCGTACGCCCGCCTGCCCAACGACAAGAACAGCCAGCGCAGCGACGTGG gctGGCGGCTCTTTGACGACAGCACAGTCACCACCGTGGATGAGAGCCAGGTGGTGACCAGATACGCCTATGTTCTCTTCTACCGCCGGAGGAACTCTCCTGTGGAGAGACCCCTGCCAGGGCATCCCTCAGACCACCGCGCCGAGCGCACCCCCTCTGCcgaagctgctgccagccag GGACTGCCCCCGGTGGCGTTCGGATCCGGTCTGGCCCCCGAAGGAGCCCCGCCGCTGGCTGCGGAAGGCCTCCCCGAGCGTTTCGCCAGCCCCGCCGAGCGCCCAGCCCCCTCCTACAGCAGCATGGAAGAAGTCGACTAG